The following are encoded together in the Janthinobacterium sp. Marseille genome:
- the dapC gene encoding succinyldiaminopimelate transaminase, whose product MNPLLNQLQPYPFEKLKQLFASVTPNAAYRPISLGIGEPKHPTPAFIQKALADNLDGLATYPTTAGTDALRATIAGWLERRYNLPKLNPATQVLPVNGSREALFALAQTVIDPSKQALVVCPNPLYQIYEGAAYLAGAEPYFVNCDPARNFAPDFASVPPEVWARVQLVYICSPGNPAGAVLTLDDWAELFALSDRYGFVIAADECYSEIYFKAEAPLGGLEAAHKLGREGYPRLIGFSSLSKRSNVPGMRSGFVAGDANIIKSFLLYRTYHGSAMSPSVQSASIAAWNDEQHVIENREKYVKKFKQVTPLLQEVMDVSLPDAGFYLWARVDKLVDISDVEFAKRLYAEYNVTVLPGSYLGREAHGINPGQNRIRMALVAEVDECLEAAQRIVEFARKLSSIAT is encoded by the coding sequence CAATTGTTTGCAAGTGTGACGCCGAACGCTGCTTATCGCCCTATCAGCCTCGGCATCGGCGAACCCAAGCATCCGACTCCGGCTTTCATACAGAAAGCACTGGCGGATAACCTCGATGGTCTGGCGACTTATCCGACCACGGCCGGCACCGACGCCTTACGCGCGACCATCGCCGGCTGGCTGGAGCGTCGTTATAACTTGCCGAAACTGAATCCGGCCACGCAAGTACTGCCGGTCAATGGTTCGCGCGAAGCATTGTTTGCCCTGGCGCAAACCGTGATCGATCCGAGCAAACAGGCGCTGGTGGTCTGCCCTAACCCGCTGTACCAAATCTATGAAGGTGCCGCCTATCTGGCCGGTGCCGAGCCTTATTTCGTCAATTGCGATCCGGCGCGCAACTTTGCCCCTGACTTTGCCAGCGTTCCACCCGAAGTCTGGGCGCGTGTGCAACTGGTGTACATCTGCTCGCCCGGCAATCCGGCCGGCGCGGTACTGACGCTGGACGACTGGGCAGAATTATTTGCATTGTCGGATCGTTATGGCTTTGTGATCGCCGCCGATGAATGCTATTCGGAAATTTATTTCAAGGCGGAAGCGCCACTCGGCGGTCTGGAAGCGGCACACAAGCTGGGACGTGAAGGTTATCCGCGCCTGATCGGCTTTTCCAGCCTGTCCAAACGCTCCAACGTACCAGGCATGCGCTCCGGCTTTGTCGCCGGCGATGCCAACATCATCAAGAGCTTCCTGCTGTATCGCACCTACCACGGCAGTGCGATGAGCCCTTCCGTGCAAAGCGCGTCGATTGCCGCCTGGAACGATGAACAGCATGTGATTGAAAACCGCGAAAAATACGTCAAAAAATTCAAGCAAGTCACCCCCTTGCTGCAGGAAGTCATGGACGTCTCGCTGCCGGACGCCGGTTTCTACCTGTGGGCCCGGGTCGACAAACTGGTCGATATCAGCGATGTTGAATTCGCGAAGCGCCTCTATGCCGAATATAATGTCACGGTATTGCCGGGCAGCTATCTGGGCCGCGAAGCACATGGCATCAATCCGGGCCAGAACCGTATCCGCATGGCACTGGTGGCCGAGGTCGACGAATGCCTCGAAGCCGCGCAACGCATAGTCGAATTCGCCAGGAAACTATCCAGTATTGCCACTTAA
- the dapD gene encoding 2,3,4,5-tetrahydropyridine-2,6-dicarboxylate N-succinyltransferase, producing MTQQLEQIIDQAWENRADFSPKNAPADVRNAVAQVIAQLNEGTLRVAQKDSGAWVVNQWVKKAVLLSFRLEDNITMPSGDHMQFYDKVPTKFANYTAEDFAKGGFRVVPPAVARHGSFIGKNVVMMPSFVNIGAYVDEGSMVDAWATVGSCAQIGKNVHLSGGVGIGGVLEPMQANPTIIEDNCFIGARSEIVEGVIVEENSVISMGVYIGQSTKIYDRATGEVTYGRIPAGSVVVSGNLPSADGKYSLYCAVIVKRVDAKTRAKTGINELLRD from the coding sequence ATGACTCAACAACTCGAACAGATCATCGACCAAGCCTGGGAAAACCGTGCCGATTTCTCCCCTAAAAATGCACCTGCCGACGTCCGCAATGCGGTCGCGCAAGTCATCGCCCAACTGAACGAAGGCACACTGCGCGTCGCGCAAAAAGACAGCGGCGCATGGGTTGTGAATCAATGGGTCAAGAAAGCGGTATTGCTGTCCTTCCGCCTGGAAGACAACATCACCATGCCATCCGGCGACCACATGCAGTTCTACGACAAGGTCCCAACCAAGTTCGCCAACTACACCGCTGAAGATTTCGCCAAAGGCGGCTTCCGCGTGGTGCCACCTGCAGTTGCCCGTCACGGCAGCTTCATCGGCAAAAACGTGGTCATGATGCCTTCCTTCGTCAACATCGGCGCATACGTTGATGAAGGCTCGATGGTCGACGCATGGGCAACTGTCGGCTCCTGCGCACAAATCGGTAAAAACGTGCACTTGTCCGGCGGCGTCGGTATCGGTGGCGTACTGGAACCGATGCAAGCGAACCCGACCATCATCGAAGACAACTGCTTCATCGGTGCCCGTTCGGAGATCGTCGAAGGCGTCATCGTCGAAGAAAACTCGGTTATCTCGATGGGTGTCTACATCGGCCAATCGACCAAGATTTATGACCGCGCCACCGGCGAAGTCACTTACGGCCGCATCCCTGCCGGTTCCGTCGTGGTATCCGGCAACCTGCCATCCGCTGATGGCAAATACAGCCTGTACTGCGCAGTGATCGTCAAACGTGTCGATGCAAAAACCCGCGCAAAAACCGGCATCAATGAATTGCTGCGCGACTAA
- a CDS encoding PilT/PilU family type 4a pilus ATPase, with translation MAMDRLFLLMKEKAASDLFIAVNSPIHIKINGNLVPINQQKLDQNAVMSLLAEVVPPAKLEELERENELNIGIPVTGVGSFRLSAFRQRGSISAVLRYIPGEIPALNSLALPPILADMIMEKRGLLLVVGSTGSGKSTTIAAMLDHRNTIATGHILTLEDPIEFLFKNKKSIVNQREIGSDASDLPIALKNALRQAPDCILIGEIRDKETMSAALAYAQSGHLVVATLHANNSYQALTRIINFYPIENRQSLLADLSSTLRAIVSQRLIGAIDGRRRAAVEVLLNTRHIAELIEQGEIALIKEAIEKSLSPGSQTFEQALMQLIKDGIVTQDEALAHADSASNLFWLLNNSAQTVQEEAPEQEEASFTEFTLKM, from the coding sequence ATGGCAATGGATAGATTATTCCTTCTGATGAAGGAAAAAGCAGCATCTGACCTGTTTATTGCAGTCAACTCGCCTATCCATATCAAGATCAACGGCAATCTGGTACCTATCAACCAGCAAAAGCTGGACCAGAATGCCGTGATGAGCTTGTTGGCCGAAGTTGTCCCGCCAGCCAAGCTGGAAGAGCTGGAACGTGAGAACGAACTCAATATCGGCATACCGGTAACAGGTGTCGGCAGTTTCCGCTTATCGGCGTTCCGCCAGCGCGGCAGTATTTCCGCCGTGCTGCGTTATATACCGGGAGAAATCCCGGCGCTGAACAGCCTCGCACTGCCACCCATCCTGGCCGATATGATCATGGAAAAGCGTGGTTTGCTGCTGGTGGTCGGTTCGACCGGCTCCGGCAAGTCGACCACGATTGCCGCCATGCTCGATCATCGCAATACCATCGCCACCGGCCATATCCTGACGCTGGAAGATCCGATTGAATTCCTGTTCAAGAACAAGAAATCCATCGTCAACCAGCGCGAGATCGGCAGCGATGCCAGTGATTTGCCTATCGCATTGAAGAATGCCTTGCGCCAGGCACCGGACTGCATCCTGATCGGCGAAATACGCGACAAGGAAACCATGTCGGCCGCGCTGGCCTACGCGCAATCCGGCCACCTGGTGGTGGCAACACTGCATGCGAACAATAGCTACCAGGCGTTGACGCGCATCATCAATTTCTATCCGATAGAAAACCGGCAATCGCTGCTCGCCGATTTATCGTCGACCTTGCGTGCGATTGTGTCGCAGCGCCTGATCGGCGCCATCGATGGTCGTCGCCGTGCCGCCGTTGAAGTGCTGTTGAACACGCGCCATATTGCCGAACTGATAGAGCAAGGTGAAATTGCCCTGATCAAGGAAGCGATAGAAAAGAGTTTGTCGCCAGGTTCGCAAACCTTCGAGCAGGCCTTGATGCAATTGATCAAGGATGGCATCGTGACACAGGACGAGGCACTGGCGCATGCCGACTCGGCCAGCAATTTATTCTGGTTGCTGAACAACTCCGCGCAAACCGTTCAGGAAGAAGCACCAGAGCAGGAAGAAGCAAGTTTTACCGAATTTACCCTGAAGATGTAG
- a CDS encoding ArsC family reductase: MTITLYGIPNCDTVKKARTWLSDNGIDFVFHDFKKDGINADLIKTWLRDVPWDVLVNRKGTTWRKLPDERKAAISDNASATALMLESPSVIKRPVLFKDKKSSVGFSDELYQQIFQD, encoded by the coding sequence ATGACGATTACCCTATACGGCATACCTAATTGCGACACCGTCAAAAAAGCCCGCACCTGGCTCAGCGACAATGGCATCGACTTTGTATTCCATGACTTCAAGAAAGACGGCATCAACGCCGACCTGATCAAGACCTGGTTACGCGACGTCCCATGGGATGTGCTGGTCAATCGCAAGGGTACGACCTGGCGCAAGCTGCCGGATGAGCGCAAGGCGGCGATTAGCGATAACGCCAGCGCAACGGCACTCATGCTGGAATCACCATCCGTCATCAAGCGCCCGGTTCTGTTCAAGGACAAGAAATCCAGCGTCGGCTTTTCCGATGAACTTTATCAACAAATTTTCCAAGATTAA
- the dapE gene encoding succinyl-diaminopimelate desuccinylase, whose amino-acid sequence MSKTLALTEELIALSSVTPEDKGCQSRLIELLEPLGFVCETIESDGVTNLWARKGTTQPLLVFAGHTDVVPTGPLEQWTSPPFVPTQREGKLYGRGAADMKTSIAAMVVAAEEFVQAHPAHKGSIGFLITSDEEGPATDGTVIVCNALKARGEQLDYCVVGEPTSSDVLGDTIKNGRRGSMSGKLTVKGIQGHIAYPQLARNPIHQCAPALAELVAEKWDDGNEYYLPTSWQVSNIHGGAGASNVIPGNVVIDFNFRFCTASTVDGLQKRVHAILDKHGLEYDLKWSISGHPFLTPKGTLSDAMSDAIKSETGVTTELSTTGGTSDGRFIAQICPQVVEFGPPNGSIHKIDEHIEVRFIDPLKNIYRRTMENLLL is encoded by the coding sequence ATGAGCAAAACGCTCGCACTGACCGAAGAACTGATCGCACTTTCCTCCGTTACACCGGAAGACAAAGGCTGCCAATCGCGCCTGATCGAATTGCTGGAACCGCTGGGCTTCGTTTGCGAAACCATAGAGTCGGATGGCGTGACCAATCTGTGGGCACGCAAGGGTACAACGCAGCCACTGCTGGTATTTGCCGGTCATACCGACGTCGTGCCTACCGGCCCGCTGGAACAATGGACCTCGCCGCCTTTCGTCCCGACGCAACGCGAAGGCAAGCTGTACGGCCGTGGCGCAGCGGATATGAAAACCTCGATCGCCGCGATGGTCGTCGCCGCCGAAGAATTCGTACAGGCACACCCTGCGCATAAAGGCTCGATCGGCTTCCTCATCACCAGCGATGAAGAAGGCCCTGCGACCGATGGCACCGTGATCGTCTGTAATGCCTTGAAGGCACGCGGCGAGCAACTCGACTACTGCGTGGTGGGTGAACCGACTTCATCCGATGTATTGGGCGATACCATCAAGAATGGTCGCCGCGGCAGCATGTCCGGCAAGCTCACCGTCAAGGGTATACAAGGCCATATCGCTTACCCGCAATTGGCGCGCAATCCTATCCACCAATGCGCACCTGCATTGGCGGAACTGGTCGCCGAAAAGTGGGATGACGGCAATGAATACTATCTGCCGACTTCATGGCAGGTTTCAAACATCCACGGTGGTGCCGGTGCATCGAATGTTATCCCGGGCAATGTCGTCATCGATTTCAACTTCCGCTTCTGCACCGCCAGCACGGTAGACGGCTTGCAAAAACGCGTGCATGCGATCCTCGACAAACATGGCCTCGAATATGATTTGAAATGGTCTATCAGCGGCCATCCCTTCCTCACGCCGAAAGGTACACTGAGCGATGCGATGAGCGATGCGATCAAATCCGAAACCGGCGTGACGACAGAATTGTCGACCACCGGCGGCACCTCGGATGGTCGCTTCATTGCGCAGATCTGCCCGCAAGTCGTCGAATTCGGGCCACCGAATGGCAGCATCCACAAAATCGATGAGCACATCGAAGTCCGCTTCATCGATCCGCTGAAAAACATCTATCGCCGCACAATGGAAAACCTGTTGCTCTAA
- the prmB gene encoding 50S ribosomal protein L3 N(5)-glutamine methyltransferase, whose translation MKPNELSTIRDLLRYAVTRFNTAKLFFGHGSTNALDEAAYLILHTLKLPLDKLDPFFDARLLQEEVDAVLRVIEQRADERLPAAYITNEGWLGGYRFYVDERVIVPRSFIAELIPEQFSPWVSNPDKVNNILELCTGSGCLPIMLADAFPNAHVDAVDISTDALEVAKRNVEEYELGHRINLIESDLYANVPEYKFDLIITNPPYVNSGSMDKLPPEYLREPQIALAGGTDGMDLVRKIVAGAGQRLTPNGLLMVEIGNEREFAEAAFPDLNLTWLTTSAGDDMVFLITADQLQ comes from the coding sequence ATCAAGCCTAACGAACTCTCTACCATTCGCGACCTGCTGCGTTACGCAGTGACCCGCTTCAACACCGCGAAGCTCTTCTTCGGCCATGGCAGCACCAATGCACTGGATGAAGCGGCTTACCTGATCCTGCATACGCTCAAGTTGCCGCTGGATAAACTCGATCCTTTCTTCGATGCGCGTTTGCTGCAGGAAGAAGTCGATGCGGTCTTGCGCGTCATCGAACAACGTGCTGACGAACGCCTGCCAGCCGCCTACATCACCAATGAAGGCTGGCTAGGTGGTTACCGTTTCTATGTCGATGAACGTGTGATCGTGCCGCGTTCCTTCATCGCCGAACTGATCCCTGAACAATTCTCGCCATGGGTCAGTAATCCGGACAAAGTGAACAACATCCTCGAACTCTGCACCGGTTCCGGCTGCCTGCCTATCATGCTGGCCGATGCCTTCCCGAATGCACATGTTGACGCGGTCGATATCTCCACCGATGCGCTGGAAGTTGCGAAGCGCAATGTCGAAGAATATGAACTGGGCCACCGCATCAATCTGATCGAATCGGATTTGTATGCGAATGTGCCGGAATATAAATTCGACCTCATCATCACCAATCCGCCTTACGTCAACTCTGGCTCGATGGATAAGCTGCCACCGGAATATTTGCGTGAACCGCAAATCGCATTGGCAGGTGGTACCGACGGCATGGACCTGGTGCGCAAGATCGTTGCCGGTGCCGGTCAACGCCTGACACCAAATGGTTTGCTGATGGTCGAAATCGGTAATGAACGTGAATTCGCGGAAGCAGCTTTCCCTGACCTGAACCTGACCTGGCTCACTACCAGTGCCGGCGACGATATGGTGTTCCTGATCACAGCAGATCAATTGCAATAA
- a CDS encoding ATP-binding cassette domain-containing protein, translated as MRGIKPLLDNVDVTLNPGDKIGLIGANGAGKSSLFGLLRGELHADLGTIDFPSKWRVAYVAQETPPLERSAIDYAIDGDVTLRRLEEELAFLESEPDTLDNGVLIGELYSALADADAYTVRSRAEQLLLGLGFTMAQMDQPVASFSGGWRMRLNLAQALMCPSDLLLLDEPTNHLDLDAIIWLEDWLKRYAGTLIVISHDRDFLDGVVNVIVHIDERKLKRYSGNYSGFERQRAAQMILAQSAMEKQARQRAHLESFINRFKAQASKARQAQSRMKALSKMEELAPLRAAAEFSFEFREPANAPNPLLVMEDVDAGYRIEDEKDYSITEKKIVSGINFSLQIGQRIGLLGVNGAGKSTLIKTIAGELEPLNGSSQFGKGLAIGYFAQHQVEMLRHEESPLWHLAHIAPTVREQELRNFLGSFNFNGAMVTSKIAPFSGGEKARLALALIVWQRPNLLLLDEPTNHLDLETREALTMALAQFEGTLVVVSHDRHLLRATTDQFIIVADGKLQPFDGDLDDYKDWLFKTKLAAKNAASNATLPPVAEKSASPVAPAPVAAVSAVDKREQKKQEAEERQKLAARKKPIELKIKKLEEQIAKRNAQKASVDEKLADPLIYDAANKKELKQLLADQTFYTKEITQLEAEWLEQQEALEQVNS; from the coding sequence ATGCGCGGCATCAAGCCGCTTCTCGACAACGTCGATGTCACGCTCAACCCCGGCGACAAAATCGGCCTGATCGGAGCCAACGGTGCGGGTAAATCCAGCCTGTTCGGCTTGCTGCGCGGTGAACTGCACGCCGACCTCGGCACCATCGACTTCCCATCCAAATGGCGCGTCGCGTATGTAGCGCAGGAAACCCCGCCACTGGAACGCTCGGCTATCGACTATGCAATTGACGGCGACGTCACCTTGCGTCGCCTGGAAGAAGAACTCGCCTTCCTCGAAAGCGAACCCGACACGCTGGACAATGGCGTACTGATCGGTGAGCTGTATAGTGCGCTGGCCGATGCCGATGCCTACACCGTACGTTCACGCGCCGAACAATTACTGCTGGGCCTGGGCTTCACCATGGCACAAATGGATCAACCGGTCGCCAGCTTCTCCGGTGGCTGGCGTATGCGCCTCAACCTGGCGCAAGCGCTGATGTGCCCGTCCGACCTCTTGCTGCTCGATGAACCGACCAACCATTTGGACCTGGACGCCATCATCTGGCTGGAAGACTGGCTCAAACGTTACGCCGGCACCCTGATCGTCATTTCCCATGACCGCGACTTCCTCGACGGCGTGGTGAACGTGATCGTACACATCGACGAGCGTAAGCTGAAACGCTACTCCGGCAACTACTCTGGCTTCGAACGCCAACGCGCAGCGCAAATGATCCTCGCGCAAAGCGCGATGGAAAAACAGGCACGCCAACGCGCACATCTGGAATCCTTCATCAACCGCTTCAAGGCACAAGCCAGCAAGGCACGCCAGGCACAAAGCCGGATGAAGGCTTTGTCAAAGATGGAAGAACTGGCACCTTTACGTGCCGCCGCGGAATTTTCGTTTGAATTCCGTGAACCGGCGAATGCACCTAATCCATTGCTGGTTATGGAAGATGTCGATGCCGGTTACCGCATCGAGGATGAAAAAGACTATTCGATCACGGAAAAGAAAATCGTTTCCGGCATCAACTTCTCACTGCAAATCGGCCAGCGTATCGGTTTGCTCGGTGTCAACGGTGCGGGTAAATCGACCCTCATCAAAACCATCGCCGGCGAACTGGAGCCATTGAACGGTTCTTCGCAATTCGGCAAAGGCCTGGCTATCGGTTACTTCGCACAGCACCAGGTCGAAATGCTGCGCCATGAAGAATCACCGCTATGGCATTTGGCGCACATTGCACCAACGGTACGTGAACAAGAGTTGCGCAACTTCCTCGGCAGCTTCAACTTCAACGGCGCGATGGTTACCAGCAAGATTGCACCATTCTCCGGCGGCGAAAAGGCCCGCCTGGCATTGGCACTCATTGTCTGGCAACGCCCTAACCTTTTGCTGCTCGATGAACCGACCAACCATCTGGACCTGGAAACCCGAGAAGCGCTGACCATGGCACTGGCACAGTTCGAAGGTACTTTGGTGGTGGTATCGCATGATCGGCATTTGCTGCGCGCGACTACCGATCAATTCATCATCGTCGCCGACGGCAAGCTGCAACCATTCGACGGTGATCTGGACGACTACAAGGACTGGCTCTTCAAAACCAAGCTGGCAGCCAAGAATGCCGCCAGCAATGCCACCCTGCCCCCAGTCGCAGAAAAGTCAGCCAGCCCGGTGGCACCGGCTCCTGTGGCAGCAGTCAGCGCAGTAGACAAGCGTGAGCAAAAGAAACAGGAAGCTGAAGAACGCCAGAAGCTGGCAGCGCGTAAGAAGCCGATCGAGCTTAAGATCAAGAAGCTGGAAGAACAAATCGCCAAACGCAATGCGCAAAAAGCCAGCGTCGATGAAAAACTGGCTGATCCCCTGATCTATGATGCTGCCAACAAAAAAGAATTGAAACAGCTGCTGGCCGACCAGACTTTCTATACGAAAGAAATTACGCAACTTGAAGCGGAATGGCTGGAACAGCAGGAAGCCCTAGAACAGGTCAATAGCTAA
- a CDS encoding Rossmann-like and DUF2520 domain-containing protein — protein MSKPQTLSIIACGKVGQTLARLWVQHQTVHIQDILNTSPESGARAAAFAGAGRVANSYADLQAADIYLIAAPDDQITVCCDALADSGRLSASSIVFHCSGALTSGILTSASACGAAVASIHPIRSFAVPEKVAADFAGTYCGMEGDQAALDILAPIFAAIGAQTVAIKRESKVLYHAGAVFASNYLVTLLDTAVLTYAQAGIPQDIALKMMASLVRETSENVLQIGPEQALTGPIARGDIATVVKQYRAVNGWDKRYGKLYKHMGKLTAELARRRKK, from the coding sequence ATGAGCAAACCGCAAACACTCTCCATCATCGCTTGCGGCAAAGTCGGCCAGACGCTGGCGCGCTTGTGGGTGCAGCATCAAACCGTTCACATACAAGACATTCTCAATACCTCGCCTGAAAGTGGTGCGCGTGCAGCCGCTTTTGCCGGTGCTGGTCGCGTGGCGAACAGCTACGCCGACCTGCAGGCAGCCGACATCTACCTCATAGCTGCGCCCGACGACCAGATCACAGTTTGCTGCGACGCATTGGCTGACAGCGGGCGTTTGTCGGCAAGCAGCATAGTCTTTCACTGCAGCGGCGCGCTCACTTCCGGCATACTGACCAGCGCCAGTGCATGTGGCGCAGCAGTTGCCAGCATTCATCCGATACGCAGCTTTGCAGTACCGGAGAAAGTAGCTGCAGATTTTGCGGGCACATACTGCGGCATGGAAGGCGACCAGGCAGCGCTCGACATACTCGCTCCCATATTTGCCGCCATAGGCGCACAGACGGTTGCTATCAAGCGAGAAAGCAAAGTGCTGTACCACGCAGGCGCAGTCTTCGCCTCCAACTACCTCGTCACGCTGCTGGATACTGCAGTCCTAACCTACGCGCAGGCAGGCATACCGCAAGACATCGCATTAAAGATGATGGCGTCTCTGGTACGGGAAACGAGCGAGAACGTATTGCAGATAGGACCAGAACAGGCGTTGACCGGTCCTATAGCGCGCGGTGACATCGCTACCGTCGTCAAACAATATCGTGCGGTCAACGGTTGGGATAAGCGTTATGGCAAGCTCTACAAGCACATGGGCAAGCTGACTGCCGAGCTGGCGCGACGCAGAAAGAAATAA
- a CDS encoding DUF1345 domain-containing protein, with amino-acid sequence MTRSHLRLTSIILIAVIVALITPDSWNLVTRALAGWNVAVWANLLQMGWLMTTSSHARVKAIAEREDAGAGTVVGILSIAAPLSLLAIILELTSAKGLAGTDQLVHYAFTGVTVLGSWLLLGGVYTLHYARLYYQSPVKSRALKFPDAELNPDYWDFLYFSFTIAVAAQTSDVTVMSSGMRKAVLAQSVLSFIFNAAIIGLSINIAAGLIGT; translated from the coding sequence TTGACTCGCTCCCACCTGCGCCTGACGTCTATCATCCTGATCGCCGTCATAGTCGCTCTGATCACGCCTGATTCATGGAATCTTGTCACACGCGCCCTGGCCGGATGGAATGTCGCAGTGTGGGCAAATCTGTTACAGATGGGATGGCTGATGACGACGTCCAGCCATGCGCGGGTGAAGGCGATAGCTGAGCGTGAGGATGCCGGGGCAGGGACGGTGGTCGGGATTTTGTCTATTGCCGCGCCTTTGAGCTTGCTGGCGATTATTCTGGAGCTGACTTCGGCTAAAGGCTTGGCTGGCACTGACCAGCTTGTACACTACGCGTTCACCGGGGTGACGGTATTGGGTTCCTGGTTGCTGCTGGGTGGTGTGTATACGCTGCATTACGCACGTTTGTATTACCAGTCACCGGTGAAGAGCAGGGCCTTGAAGTTTCCGGATGCGGAGCTGAATCCTGATTATTGGGACTTCTTGTATTTCTCTTTTACGATCGCTGTCGCGGCGCAGACTTCTGATGTGACGGTGATGTCTTCGGGCATGCGCAAGGCCGTGCTGGCGCAGTCGGTGTTGAGCTTTATTTTTAACGCCGCGATTATCGGTTTGTCTATCAATATTGCCGCAGGTTTGATCGGTACCTGA
- the motD gene encoding flagellar motor protein MotD: MARRKHEEEHENHERWLVSYADFITLLFAFFVVMYAISSVNEGKYRILSSSLGIAFGGVAAKTQTIKDPVSQNAPILPLPIPTPAQRANEAVVKREKARMTSIARDILKAMAPLVSQGKVRVTQTNRGVSVEINASVLFAPGEAKLNAQSEAALRAVAQVLKDVDNDIQVEGHTDNTPINNTMFPSNWELSAVRASSVVRLFLANGVAEKRLVAMGHGANLPVDSNDTTEGRLRNRRVQLMILSGVPDVVTEVPVTAED, encoded by the coding sequence ATGGCACGTAGAAAACACGAAGAAGAGCATGAAAACCATGAGCGTTGGCTGGTGTCCTACGCCGACTTCATCACGCTCCTGTTCGCCTTCTTCGTCGTCATGTACGCGATTTCATCCGTCAATGAAGGCAAGTACCGCATCCTCTCCAGCTCGCTAGGCATCGCTTTCGGCGGGGTGGCAGCGAAGACGCAAACCATCAAGGATCCGGTCAGCCAGAACGCGCCCATCCTGCCTTTACCGATTCCGACGCCGGCGCAACGCGCAAATGAAGCAGTCGTCAAACGCGAAAAAGCGCGCATGACCAGCATTGCTCGCGACATCCTCAAAGCGATGGCACCCTTGGTCAGCCAGGGCAAGGTACGCGTCACCCAGACCAATCGCGGCGTCAGTGTCGAAATCAATGCGAGTGTCCTGTTTGCGCCGGGTGAAGCCAAACTGAATGCGCAATCGGAAGCCGCCTTGCGTGCAGTGGCGCAGGTCTTGAAGGATGTCGACAACGACATCCAGGTCGAAGGCCATACCGACAACACCCCAATCAATAACACCATGTTCCCGTCCAACTGGGAACTCTCCGCCGTACGTGCCAGCAGCGTGGTGCGCTTGTTCCTGGCAAACGGCGTAGCTGAAAAGCGCTTGGTCGCCATGGGCCACGGTGCCAACCTGCCTGTCGATAGCAATGACACGACAGAAGGGCGCTTACGCAATCGTCGCGTGCAACTGATGATCCTGTCCGGCGTGCCGGATGTGGTTACTGAGGTGCCGGTGACGGCGGAAGATTAA
- a CDS encoding flagellar motor protein yields the protein MDWGSLVGIALALGGILLGQLLEGGALGSLVQPAAFIIVVVGTIGAVLLQSGWRNFVQGLKMSGQVFMPKEDDYPALIKDITAWSVIARREGLLSLERVIKDIQDPFIAHGLRLIVDGVDPTKLRDVLDLEIGAYETRQRLSIKIWEAAGGYAPTIGILGAVLGLIHVMENLSDPSRLGSGIAVAFVATIYGVGFANLIFLPISSKLKALVNRDIFKHEMLADAFAGIAAGDNPRLIEERMNVYLM from the coding sequence GTGGACTGGGGTAGCTTAGTTGGTATAGCGCTGGCGCTGGGCGGGATCCTCCTCGGGCAATTGCTCGAAGGCGGGGCATTGGGTTCGCTGGTACAACCTGCTGCTTTTATCATCGTCGTCGTCGGTACCATAGGAGCAGTCCTGCTGCAAAGCGGCTGGCGCAACTTCGTGCAGGGCCTCAAAATGTCGGGCCAGGTTTTCATGCCGAAGGAGGATGACTATCCGGCCCTGATCAAGGACATTACCGCCTGGAGCGTCATTGCGCGGCGCGAAGGTTTGCTCAGCCTGGAACGTGTCATCAAGGACATACAAGATCCATTCATCGCCCACGGCTTGCGCCTGATCGTCGATGGCGTTGATCCGACCAAATTGCGCGACGTACTGGATTTGGAAATCGGCGCGTATGAAACGCGTCAACGCCTGTCCATCAAGATTTGGGAAGCCGCCGGCGGCTATGCGCCAACCATCGGTATCCTGGGCGCGGTACTGGGTTTGATCCATGTGATGGAAAACCTGTCCGATCCCAGCCGTCTCGGTAGCGGTATCGCGGTGGCATTTGTTGCAACGATTTATGGTGTCGGCTTTGCCAACCTGATCTTCCTGCCTATCTCCAGCAAACTCAAGGCGCTGGTCAATCGCGACATCTTCAAACATGAAATGCTGGCAGACGCATTTGCCGGTATTGCAGCCGGTGATAATCCGCGCTTGATCGAAGAGCGGATGAACGTCTACCTGATGTAA